The Heptranchias perlo isolate sHepPer1 chromosome 17, sHepPer1.hap1, whole genome shotgun sequence genome has a segment encoding these proteins:
- the prkar2aa gene encoding protein kinase, cAMP-dependent, regulatory, type II, alpha A isoform X2: MSGEKEPRPRQQAVSPVKNFFAGGFGGVCLVFAGHPLDTIKVRLQTQPKPFPGQPPKFKGTFDCFRKTLVGEGIRGLYKGMAAPIVGVAPMFAVCFFGFGLGKKLQQKTPDDVLTYPQVFAAGMLSGVFTTAIMAPGERIKCLLQIQASSGDKKYAGPLDCAKQIYSTSGIRGIYKGTALTLMRDVPASGMYFMTYEWLKYALTPEGQSATDLSVPRVLFAGGMAGIFNWAVAIPPDVLKSRFQTAPEGMYPNGFRDVLRELIREEGIGSLYKGFTAVMLRAFPANAACFLGFEVAMKFLDWVAPGM; the protein is encoded by the exons ATGTCCGGGGAGAAGGAGCCCAGGCCGCGGCAGCAGGCCGTCAGCCCCGTCAAGAATTTCTTCGCCGGCGGTTTCGGCGGGGTGTGCCTGGTGTTCGCCGGCCACCCGCTGGACACGATCAAA GTGCGGTTACAGACACAACCAAAGCCCTTCCCTGGCCAACCTCCCAAGTTCAAGGGGACCTTCGACTGCTTCCGCAAGACACTGGTTGGAGAG GGTATCCGAGGTTTATACAAGGGAATGGCTGCCCCAATTGTTGGCGTTGCACCCATGTTTGCTGTGTGTTTCTTTGGATTTGGTTTGGGCAAAAAACTACAGCAGAAGACGCCCGACGATGTCCTCAC GTATCCACAGGTGTTTGCTGCAGGGATGCTGTCTGGGGTTTTCACCACTGCGATCATGGCACCAGGAGAAAGGATCAAGTGTCTTCTGCAG ATCCAGGCAAGTTCTGGTGACAAGAAGTATGCTGGCCCGTTGGATTGTGCGAAACAAATCTACAGCACATCTGGCATTAGGGGTATCTACAAGGGGACTGCTCTCACCCTCATGAGAG ATGTCCCTGCAAGTGGAATGTACTTCATGACTTATGAGTGGCTGAAGTATGCACTTACTCCTGAGGGACAGAG TGCGACTGATCTGAGtgttccccgtgtcctgttcgcTGGAGGAATGGCCGGAATCTTCAACTGGGCAGTTGCAATTCCTCCAGATGTGCTGAAGTCCAGATTCCAGACGG CTCCTGAAGGGATGTATCCCAATGGATTCAGAGATGTTCTCAGAGAGCTGATCAGGGAAGAGGGTATTGGTTCTCTGTACAAAGGCTTCACGGCTGTCATGCTTCGGGCTTTCCCCGCCAATGCG GCCTGTTTCCTTGGCTTTGAGGTTGCCATGAAGTTTCTGGACTGGGTTGCACCTGGCATGTGA